The following coding sequences are from one Dreissena polymorpha isolate Duluth1 chromosome 8, UMN_Dpol_1.0, whole genome shotgun sequence window:
- the LOC127840506 gene encoding neuropeptide F receptor-like gives MAVAQDYKTSTSNAVYIPKVADHFPEKNIGENTNFTSSPQNLNDFLVILTENESVFGKTTENIIIILFTVLITFGSLGNGLVCFVVFRNAHMRTPRNIFIINLAISDLTLCLFTQPLNLYRLLYHHWHLGPFMCKFSAMLQGTNVFVSTISITAIALDRFQVIVYPTKDSMKKIGGAAALIIIWIISFLMASPLILFSVLEVKPIYELDFYYCFCLEDPTLRAEKGAYSVVSMVVQYILPIIIVTIAHARICNKLKYRMANRRLRRGSYYDTNNQTNGGRTRTNGNRSARKRRTNALLTLIAVVFVLSWLPLNISNILVEFQFELFRNQGIDINYVYLICHTLVLSSACSNPVLYGWLNDNFQKEFKKMFQCSCKTWLAGCIRRIRGKNTSTQSNTEQSECTHDARTRSRRFTNTSQMFMMTDFDQSCPQSVLSL, from the coding sequence ATGGCCGTTGCACAGGACTATAAAACTTCAACATCAAATGCGGTGTATATACCCAAAGTCGCGGATCACTTTCCAGAAAAGAATATCGGAGAGAATACGAATTTTACCAGCTCGCCACAAAACCTGAACGACTTtcttgtcattttgacggaaaaTGAGAGCGTTTTTGGAAAGACAACTGAAAACATAATTATCATTCTGTTCACAGTTTTAATTACATTTGGTTCCTTAGGAAACGGACTCGTATGCTTTGTGGTGTTTCGTAATGCCCACATGCGAACGCCTAGGAACATTTTTATAATCAATCTTGCAATCTCCGATTTGACTCTATGCCTTTTTACGCAACCGTTAAATCTTTACCGTTTGCTGTACCATCACTGGCATCTTGGGCCGTTCATGTGTAAATTTTCGGCAATGCTTCAAGGCACAAACGTGTTTGTTTCGACTATAAGCATCACCGCTATCGCCCTGGACCGGTTTCAGGTGATCGTGTACCCGACTAAGGACAGTATGAAGAAAATTGGTGGCGCTGCGGCACTCATAATCATTTGGATTATCTCGTTCTTAATGGCCAGTCCGTTGATTTTATTCTCAGTATTGGAGGTGAAGCCAATATATGAGCTTGATTTCTACTACTGCTTTTGTCTGGAAGATCCTACATTACGGGCGGAGAAGGGTGCCTATTCCGTGGTATCCATGGTAGTGCAGTACATATTGCCGATTATAATAGTTACTATTGCGCATGCTCGTATTTGCAACAAATTGAAATACAGAATGGCAAACAGACGTCTAAGACGAGGTTCATACTACGACACAAACAACCAAACCAATGGTGGACGCACCAGAACCAATGGAAATAGATCAGCGCGGAAAAGGAGAACCAACGCGTTGTTAACTTTAATAGCTGTTGTGTTTGTGCTAAGCTGGCTTCCATTAAACATAAGCAATATTCTGGTTGAATTTCAGTTTGAGCTGTTCCGAAATCAAGGCATTGACATAAACTACGTCTACCTTATCTGCCACACGCTGGTGCTTAGTTCAGCATGCTCTAATCCAGTTCTTTACGGGTGGCTTAACGACAATTTTCAAAAGGAGTTCAAGAAGATGTTCCAATGCTCTTGTAAAACCTGGCTTGCCGGCTGTATAAGGCGAATTAGGGGGAAGAACACGTCGACACAATCTAATACCGAGCAAAGCGAATGTACGCATGATGCCCGAACGAGATCAAGGCGCTTTACGAACACTTCTCAGATGTTCATGATGACTGATTTTGACCAGTCATGCCCACAGTCTGTTTTAAGCTTATAG
- the LOC127840507 gene encoding meiosis-specific nuclear structural protein 1-like — translation MKFDEMKRDAEISKEMMEESKRADENERRKEVERHQEQIYYQQDLERQLEDQELRKQNAYEELLKEKLMIDEIVKKIYEEDRSERVMVLKKQQATKEYIEDFNTAREHLKNLERRRMEDENESIRRFAQMQSRRDEDNLAKNTAIEESRAHVQKLLGEEISRQAAEKEELENILLELNLEEDAERERIKERELMELRIRRRLDMQSQRATQMQIQAIRKADEEKEHEQLKRDMLAKFAADDKIEQLNAQRRRMKQMEHKRAVEELMEKRKREFAATKEAELKELRENENFEALRMQIVEEERQKLLQEHVNRLIGYLPKGVIRNEDDLKGLSPEVQEAYQKRVLNPFTDEAFDN, via the coding sequence ATGAAGTTTGATGAGATGAAACGTGATGCAGAAATATCTAAAGAGATGATGGAAGAAAGCAAGAGAGCAGATGAAAATGAAAGACGAAAGGAAGTTGAGAGGCATCAAGAGCAAATTTACTATCAGCAGGACCTCGAACGGCAATTGGAAGACCAAGAGTTAAGAAAGCAAAATGCATATGAAGAATTGTTAAAGGAAAAACTTATGATCGATGAAATAGTAAAGAAAATTTACGAGGAAGACCGCAGTGAACGCGTGATGGTCTTAAAGAAACAACAGGCAACGAAAGAATACATAGAAGATTTCAACACAGCTCGAGAACATTTGAAAAATTTAGAACGACGTCGAATGGAAGACGAAAATGAATCTATAAGGCGATTTGCACAGATGCAGAGTAGACGAGATGAAGACAATTTGGCAAAGAACACAGCGATAGAGGAGTCTCGTGCTCATGTTCAAAAACTGCTCGGCGAAGAAATATCAAGACAAGCAGCGGAAAAAGAAGAACTAGAAAATATATTGCTCGAACTAAATCTTGAAGAGGATGCAGAAAGGGAGAGAATAAAGGAAAGAGAACTCATGGAACTGAGAATACGCCGAAGGTTAGACATGCAATCACAGAGAGCTACACAAATGCAAATACAGGCGATACGAAAGGCAGATGAAGAAAAGGAACATGAGCAGTTGAAGCGGGATATGTTGGCTAAATTTGCTGCAGATGACAAGATTGAACAGCTTAATGCCCAGAGGCGTAGAATGAAACAGATGGAACATAAACGTGCTGTGGAGGAGCTAATGGAAAAGCGAAAACGAGAGTTTGCTGCAACAAAGGAGGCTGAACTTAAAGAGCTTCGGGAAAATGAAAATTTTGAGGCACTCCGAATGCAGATTGTTGAGGAGGAGAGACAAAAGCTTCTTCAAGAGCATGTTAACAGATTAATTGGATATTTACCAAAAGGGGTTATCAGGAATGAAGATGATCTCAAAGGCCTGAGTCCAGAAGTGCAAGAAGCTTATCAAAAGCGAGTTTTAAACCCATTTACTGACGAAGCATTTGATAACTAA